The following proteins are co-located in the Solanum pennellii chromosome 1, SPENNV200 genome:
- the LOC107008302 gene encoding DExH-box ATP-dependent RNA helicase DExH1 isoform X3, protein MNESHAYNKGKALVASKVPLPSYRADLDERHGSTQKEIRMSTEIEERVGNLLSSSQDTVSAGTSSSTSGNSAKLSSKAVETAKPKLTKEDDIATKRLNVELKQKQEKTRESEKVKAMISFREKLPAFKVKSEFMEAVANNQVLVVSGETGCGKTTQLPQFILEEEISSLRGVHCNIICTQPRRISAISVAARISSERGESLGDTVGYQIRLEAKRSAQTRLLFCTTGVLLRRLVQDPDLTGVSHLLVDEIHERGMNEDFLLIILRDLLPRRPDLCLILMSATINAELFSKYFRDAPTIHIPGLTYPVAELFLEDVLEKTRYLIKSEADNFQGNSRRRMRQQDSKRDPLTDLFEDVDIGSHYKGYSMTTRQSLEAWSGSLLDLGLVEASIEYICRCEGEGAILVFLSGWDEISKLLDKIKANNFLGDTRKFLVLPLHGSMPTVNQREIFDRPPANTRKIVLATNIAESSITIDDVVYVIDCGKAKETSYDALNKLACLLPSWISKASAHQRRGRAGRVQPGVCYRLYPKLIHDAMAQYQLPEILRTPLQELCLHIKSLQFGAIESFLAKALQPPDALSVHNAIELLKTIGALDDTEELTPLGRHLCTLPLDPNIGKMLLMGSIFQCLNPALTIAAALAHRDPFVLPINRKEEADAAKRSFAGDSCSDHIALLKAFEGWKDAKRYGKERTFCWENFLSPVTLQMMEDMRNQFIDLLSDIGFVDKSRGAKAYNKYSNDLEMVCAILCAGLYPNVVQCKRRGKRTAFYTKEVGKVDIHPASVNASVHLFPLPYLVYSEKVKTSSIYIRDSTNISDYSLLMFGGNLTPSKSGDGIEMLGGYLHFSASKSVLDLIKKLRVELDKILKRKIEEPHFDVSVEGKGVVAAVVELLHSQDIRY, encoded by the exons ATGAATG AAAGCCATGCTTATAACAAGGGAAAGGCACTTGTTGCAAGTAAAGTCCCATTGCCAAGCTATCGTGCTGATCTTGATGAGCGTCATGGATCTACACAGAAAGAG ATTAGGATGTCCACAGAGATTGAGGAAAGAGTCGGAAATCTATTGAGTAGTTCACAAGACACAGTATCTGCTGGGACTTCCTCTTCAACATCTGGAAATTCTGCCAAATTATCATCCAAAGCTGTAGAAACAGCCAAACCTAAGTTGACTAAAGAGGATGATATTGCCACCAAAAGACTTAATGTGGAACTTAAACAGAAACAGGAAAAGACGAGG GAAAGTGAAAAAGTCAAGGCAATGATCTCATTCAGAGAAAAACTTCCAGCATTTAAAGTGAAATCTGAATTTATGGAAGCTGTTGCAAATAATCAG GTCTTGGTAGTTTCTGGAGAGACTGGTTGTGGAAAGACTACACAGCTCCCTCAATTCATTCTAGAAGAGGAGATATCATCCCTTCGTGGGGTTCATTGTAACATTATATGCACCCAGCCTCGCCGTATATCTGCAATATCAGTTGCTGCTCGAATATCCTCTGAAAGAGGAGAGAGTCTTGGTGATACTGTTGGCTACCAGATCCGGCTGGAAGCAAAGCGCTCTGCTCAAACACGGTTGCTATTTTGCACAACAGGAGTGTTACTGCGGCGTCTG GTTCAGGACCCTGATTTGACTGGTGTTAGCCATCTGCTTGTTGATGAAATCCATGAAAGAGGCATGAATGAAGACTTCCTCTTGATAATTTTACGTGATCTCCTTCCTCGACGACCTGATTTGTGTCTCATTCTGATGAGTGCTACTATTAATGCTGAGTTGTTCTCCAAATACTTTAGAGATGCACCCACGATTCATATACCG GGTTTGACGTATCCAGTGGCAGAGCTGTTTCTTGAAGACGTGTTGGAGAAGACTCGTTACCTTATAAAATCCGAAGCAGACAATTTCCAAGGAAACTCAAGGAGAAGGATGAGGCAACAAGATTCTAAAAGAGATCCTCTAACTGATCTTTTTGAG GATGTGGACATTGGTTCACATTACAAAGGCTACAGCATGACTACAAGACAATCTCTGGAAGCATGGTCTGGTTCACTGCTTGATTTGGGTCTT GTCGAAGCATCAATTGAATATATTTGTCGCTGTGAAGGTGAAGGTGCAATTCTTGTGTTCCTATCTGGTTGGGATGAGATTTCTAAGCTACTTGATAAAATTAAGGCTAACAACTTCCTTGGAGACACCAGGAAGTTTTTAGTCCTTCCTCTTCATGGTTCAATGCCAACAGTAAATCAACGAGAAATATTTGATCGTCCACCTGCTAACACGAG GAAAATTGTGCTTGCAACCAACATAGCTGAGAGCAGTATAACTATAGATGATGTCGTATATGTCATAGACTGTGGTAAGGCGAAAGAGACTAGCTATGATGCACTTAACAAGCTAGCTTGTTTATTACCATCATGGATATCAAAGGCCTCAGCACATCAG AGGCGTGGTCGTGCGGGCCGTGTACAACCTGGAGTTTGTTATAGGTTGTATCCGAAACTAATACATGATGCTATGGCACAATATCAACTACCTGAGATTCTTCGAACACCATTACAAGAGCTTTGTCTCCATATTAAGAGTTTGCAGTTCGGCGCCATTGAATCCTTTTTGGCCAAGGCACTTCAACCTCCAGATGCTCTCTCTGTCCACAATGCTATTGAACTTCTCAAAACTATTGGAGCTCTGGATGATACAGAAGAACTTACTCCACTTG GCCGCCATCTTTGCACTCTACCGCTGGATCCGAATATTGGAAAGATGCTTCTGATGGGGTCCATCTTCCAATGTCTGAACCCTGCACTGACTATTGCTGCTGCTCTGGCACACCGTGATCCATTTGTCCTTCCAATAAACAGGAAAGAGGAAGCCGATGCTGCTAAAAGATCCTTTGCTGGTGATTCTTGCAG TGATCATATTGCACTTCTTAAAGCATTTGAAGGATGGAAAGATGCTAAGCGTTACGGAAAAGAAAGAACCTTCTGCTGGGAAAATTTCTTATCTCCTGTAACCTTGCAGATGATGGAAGACATGAGAAATCAGTTCATTGACCTACTGTCAGATATTGGTTTTGTGGATAAATCACGAGGAGCCAAG GCATACAATAAATATAGCAATGATTTAGAGATGGTATGCGCCATCCTTTGTGCAGGCCTCTACCCAAATGTCGTGCAGTGTAAAAGAAGAGGAAAGCGTACAGCATTTTACACGAAGGAAGTTGGAAAAGTAGACATCCACCCAGCATCTGTCAACGCTAGTGTCCATCTTTTCCCTCTTCCCTACTTAGTTTACAGTGAGAAAGTCAAAACCTCAAGCATTTATATCAGAGATTCAACAAACATATCCGATTATTCTCTTCTTATGTTCGGGGGTAATCTCACTCCAAGCAAAAGTGGAGACGGCATTGAAATGCTTGGAGGCTATCTTCACTTTTCCGCGTCAAAAAGTGTGTTGGATTTAATAAAG AAACTCCGCGTGGAACTggacaaaatattaaaaaggaaaatcgaAGAGCCCCACTTTGACGTCTCAGTCGAGGGAAAGGGTGTAGTTGCTGCTGTGGTTGAGTTACTTCATAGTCAAGATATACGGTACTGA
- the LOC107008302 gene encoding DExH-box ATP-dependent RNA helicase DExH1 isoform X4: MSTEIEERVGNLLSSSQDTVSAGTSSSTSGNSAKLSSKAVETAKPKLTKEDDIATKRLNVELKQKQEKTRESEKVKAMISFREKLPAFKVKSEFMEAVANNQVLVVSGETGCGKTTQLPQFILEEEISSLRGVHCNIICTQPRRISAISVAARISSERGESLGDTVGYQIRLEAKRSAQTRLLFCTTGVLLRRLVQDPDLTGVSHLLVDEIHERGMNEDFLLIILRDLLPRRPDLCLILMSATINAELFSKYFRDAPTIHIPGLTYPVAELFLEDVLEKTRYLIKSEADNFQGNSRRRMRQQDSKRDPLTDLFEDVDIGSHYKGYSMTTRQSLEAWSGSLLDLGLVEASIEYICRCEGEGAILVFLSGWDEISKLLDKIKANNFLGDTRKFLVLPLHGSMPTVNQREIFDRPPANTRKIVLATNIAESSITIDDVVYVIDCGKAKETSYDALNKLACLLPSWISKASAHQRRGRAGRVQPGVCYRLYPKLIHDAMAQYQLPEILRTPLQELCLHIKSLQFGAIESFLAKALQPPDALSVHNAIELLKTIGALDDTEELTPLGRHLCTLPLDPNIGKMLLMGSIFQCLNPALTIAAALAHRDPFVLPINRKEEADAAKRSFAGDSCSDHIALLKAFEGWKDAKRYGKERTFCWENFLSPVTLQMMEDMRNQFIDLLSDIGFVDKSRGAKAYNKYSNDLEMVCAILCAGLYPNVVQCKRRGKRTAFYTKEVGKVDIHPASVNASVHLFPLPYLVYSEKVKTSSIYIRDSTNISDYSLLMFGGNLTPSKSGDGIEMLGGYLHFSASKSVLDLIKKLRVELDKILKRKIEEPHFDVSVEGKGVVAAVVELLHSQDIRY; this comes from the exons ATGTCCACAGAGATTGAGGAAAGAGTCGGAAATCTATTGAGTAGTTCACAAGACACAGTATCTGCTGGGACTTCCTCTTCAACATCTGGAAATTCTGCCAAATTATCATCCAAAGCTGTAGAAACAGCCAAACCTAAGTTGACTAAAGAGGATGATATTGCCACCAAAAGACTTAATGTGGAACTTAAACAGAAACAGGAAAAGACGAGG GAAAGTGAAAAAGTCAAGGCAATGATCTCATTCAGAGAAAAACTTCCAGCATTTAAAGTGAAATCTGAATTTATGGAAGCTGTTGCAAATAATCAG GTCTTGGTAGTTTCTGGAGAGACTGGTTGTGGAAAGACTACACAGCTCCCTCAATTCATTCTAGAAGAGGAGATATCATCCCTTCGTGGGGTTCATTGTAACATTATATGCACCCAGCCTCGCCGTATATCTGCAATATCAGTTGCTGCTCGAATATCCTCTGAAAGAGGAGAGAGTCTTGGTGATACTGTTGGCTACCAGATCCGGCTGGAAGCAAAGCGCTCTGCTCAAACACGGTTGCTATTTTGCACAACAGGAGTGTTACTGCGGCGTCTG GTTCAGGACCCTGATTTGACTGGTGTTAGCCATCTGCTTGTTGATGAAATCCATGAAAGAGGCATGAATGAAGACTTCCTCTTGATAATTTTACGTGATCTCCTTCCTCGACGACCTGATTTGTGTCTCATTCTGATGAGTGCTACTATTAATGCTGAGTTGTTCTCCAAATACTTTAGAGATGCACCCACGATTCATATACCG GGTTTGACGTATCCAGTGGCAGAGCTGTTTCTTGAAGACGTGTTGGAGAAGACTCGTTACCTTATAAAATCCGAAGCAGACAATTTCCAAGGAAACTCAAGGAGAAGGATGAGGCAACAAGATTCTAAAAGAGATCCTCTAACTGATCTTTTTGAG GATGTGGACATTGGTTCACATTACAAAGGCTACAGCATGACTACAAGACAATCTCTGGAAGCATGGTCTGGTTCACTGCTTGATTTGGGTCTT GTCGAAGCATCAATTGAATATATTTGTCGCTGTGAAGGTGAAGGTGCAATTCTTGTGTTCCTATCTGGTTGGGATGAGATTTCTAAGCTACTTGATAAAATTAAGGCTAACAACTTCCTTGGAGACACCAGGAAGTTTTTAGTCCTTCCTCTTCATGGTTCAATGCCAACAGTAAATCAACGAGAAATATTTGATCGTCCACCTGCTAACACGAG GAAAATTGTGCTTGCAACCAACATAGCTGAGAGCAGTATAACTATAGATGATGTCGTATATGTCATAGACTGTGGTAAGGCGAAAGAGACTAGCTATGATGCACTTAACAAGCTAGCTTGTTTATTACCATCATGGATATCAAAGGCCTCAGCACATCAG AGGCGTGGTCGTGCGGGCCGTGTACAACCTGGAGTTTGTTATAGGTTGTATCCGAAACTAATACATGATGCTATGGCACAATATCAACTACCTGAGATTCTTCGAACACCATTACAAGAGCTTTGTCTCCATATTAAGAGTTTGCAGTTCGGCGCCATTGAATCCTTTTTGGCCAAGGCACTTCAACCTCCAGATGCTCTCTCTGTCCACAATGCTATTGAACTTCTCAAAACTATTGGAGCTCTGGATGATACAGAAGAACTTACTCCACTTG GCCGCCATCTTTGCACTCTACCGCTGGATCCGAATATTGGAAAGATGCTTCTGATGGGGTCCATCTTCCAATGTCTGAACCCTGCACTGACTATTGCTGCTGCTCTGGCACACCGTGATCCATTTGTCCTTCCAATAAACAGGAAAGAGGAAGCCGATGCTGCTAAAAGATCCTTTGCTGGTGATTCTTGCAG TGATCATATTGCACTTCTTAAAGCATTTGAAGGATGGAAAGATGCTAAGCGTTACGGAAAAGAAAGAACCTTCTGCTGGGAAAATTTCTTATCTCCTGTAACCTTGCAGATGATGGAAGACATGAGAAATCAGTTCATTGACCTACTGTCAGATATTGGTTTTGTGGATAAATCACGAGGAGCCAAG GCATACAATAAATATAGCAATGATTTAGAGATGGTATGCGCCATCCTTTGTGCAGGCCTCTACCCAAATGTCGTGCAGTGTAAAAGAAGAGGAAAGCGTACAGCATTTTACACGAAGGAAGTTGGAAAAGTAGACATCCACCCAGCATCTGTCAACGCTAGTGTCCATCTTTTCCCTCTTCCCTACTTAGTTTACAGTGAGAAAGTCAAAACCTCAAGCATTTATATCAGAGATTCAACAAACATATCCGATTATTCTCTTCTTATGTTCGGGGGTAATCTCACTCCAAGCAAAAGTGGAGACGGCATTGAAATGCTTGGAGGCTATCTTCACTTTTCCGCGTCAAAAAGTGTGTTGGATTTAATAAAG AAACTCCGCGTGGAACTggacaaaatattaaaaaggaaaatcgaAGAGCCCCACTTTGACGTCTCAGTCGAGGGAAAGGGTGTAGTTGCTGCTGTGGTTGAGTTACTTCATAGTCAAGATATACGGTACTGA
- the LOC107008302 gene encoding DExH-box ATP-dependent RNA helicase DExH1 isoform X2, whose amino-acid sequence MLLTLLNECHAYNKGKALVASKVPLPSYRADLDERHGSTQKEIRMSTEIEERVGNLLSSSQDTVSAGTSSSTSGNSAKLSSKAVETAKPKLTKEDDIATKRLNVELKQKQEKTRESEKVKAMISFREKLPAFKVKSEFMEAVANNQVLVVSGETGCGKTTQLPQFILEEEISSLRGVHCNIICTQPRRISAISVAARISSERGESLGDTVGYQIRLEAKRSAQTRLLFCTTGVLLRRLVQDPDLTGVSHLLVDEIHERGMNEDFLLIILRDLLPRRPDLCLILMSATINAELFSKYFRDAPTIHIPGLTYPVAELFLEDVLEKTRYLIKSEADNFQGNSRRRMRQQDSKRDPLTDLFEDVDIGSHYKGYSMTTRQSLEAWSGSLLDLGLVEASIEYICRCEGEGAILVFLSGWDEISKLLDKIKANNFLGDTRKFLVLPLHGSMPTVNQREIFDRPPANTRKIVLATNIAESSITIDDVVYVIDCGKAKETSYDALNKLACLLPSWISKASAHQRRGRAGRVQPGVCYRLYPKLIHDAMAQYQLPEILRTPLQELCLHIKSLQFGAIESFLAKALQPPDALSVHNAIELLKTIGALDDTEELTPLGRHLCTLPLDPNIGKMLLMGSIFQCLNPALTIAAALAHRDPFVLPINRKEEADAAKRSFAGDSCSDHIALLKAFEGWKDAKRYGKERTFCWENFLSPVTLQMMEDMRNQFIDLLSDIGFVDKSRGAKAYNKYSNDLEMVCAILCAGLYPNVVQCKRRGKRTAFYTKEVGKVDIHPASVNASVHLFPLPYLVYSEKVKTSSIYIRDSTNISDYSLLMFGGNLTPSKSGDGIEMLGGYLHFSASKSVLDLIKKLRVELDKILKRKIEEPHFDVSVEGKGVVAAVVELLHSQDIRY is encoded by the exons ATGTTACTTACACTTCTCAATGAATG CCATGCTTATAACAAGGGAAAGGCACTTGTTGCAAGTAAAGTCCCATTGCCAAGCTATCGTGCTGATCTTGATGAGCGTCATGGATCTACACAGAAAGAG ATTAGGATGTCCACAGAGATTGAGGAAAGAGTCGGAAATCTATTGAGTAGTTCACAAGACACAGTATCTGCTGGGACTTCCTCTTCAACATCTGGAAATTCTGCCAAATTATCATCCAAAGCTGTAGAAACAGCCAAACCTAAGTTGACTAAAGAGGATGATATTGCCACCAAAAGACTTAATGTGGAACTTAAACAGAAACAGGAAAAGACGAGG GAAAGTGAAAAAGTCAAGGCAATGATCTCATTCAGAGAAAAACTTCCAGCATTTAAAGTGAAATCTGAATTTATGGAAGCTGTTGCAAATAATCAG GTCTTGGTAGTTTCTGGAGAGACTGGTTGTGGAAAGACTACACAGCTCCCTCAATTCATTCTAGAAGAGGAGATATCATCCCTTCGTGGGGTTCATTGTAACATTATATGCACCCAGCCTCGCCGTATATCTGCAATATCAGTTGCTGCTCGAATATCCTCTGAAAGAGGAGAGAGTCTTGGTGATACTGTTGGCTACCAGATCCGGCTGGAAGCAAAGCGCTCTGCTCAAACACGGTTGCTATTTTGCACAACAGGAGTGTTACTGCGGCGTCTG GTTCAGGACCCTGATTTGACTGGTGTTAGCCATCTGCTTGTTGATGAAATCCATGAAAGAGGCATGAATGAAGACTTCCTCTTGATAATTTTACGTGATCTCCTTCCTCGACGACCTGATTTGTGTCTCATTCTGATGAGTGCTACTATTAATGCTGAGTTGTTCTCCAAATACTTTAGAGATGCACCCACGATTCATATACCG GGTTTGACGTATCCAGTGGCAGAGCTGTTTCTTGAAGACGTGTTGGAGAAGACTCGTTACCTTATAAAATCCGAAGCAGACAATTTCCAAGGAAACTCAAGGAGAAGGATGAGGCAACAAGATTCTAAAAGAGATCCTCTAACTGATCTTTTTGAG GATGTGGACATTGGTTCACATTACAAAGGCTACAGCATGACTACAAGACAATCTCTGGAAGCATGGTCTGGTTCACTGCTTGATTTGGGTCTT GTCGAAGCATCAATTGAATATATTTGTCGCTGTGAAGGTGAAGGTGCAATTCTTGTGTTCCTATCTGGTTGGGATGAGATTTCTAAGCTACTTGATAAAATTAAGGCTAACAACTTCCTTGGAGACACCAGGAAGTTTTTAGTCCTTCCTCTTCATGGTTCAATGCCAACAGTAAATCAACGAGAAATATTTGATCGTCCACCTGCTAACACGAG GAAAATTGTGCTTGCAACCAACATAGCTGAGAGCAGTATAACTATAGATGATGTCGTATATGTCATAGACTGTGGTAAGGCGAAAGAGACTAGCTATGATGCACTTAACAAGCTAGCTTGTTTATTACCATCATGGATATCAAAGGCCTCAGCACATCAG AGGCGTGGTCGTGCGGGCCGTGTACAACCTGGAGTTTGTTATAGGTTGTATCCGAAACTAATACATGATGCTATGGCACAATATCAACTACCTGAGATTCTTCGAACACCATTACAAGAGCTTTGTCTCCATATTAAGAGTTTGCAGTTCGGCGCCATTGAATCCTTTTTGGCCAAGGCACTTCAACCTCCAGATGCTCTCTCTGTCCACAATGCTATTGAACTTCTCAAAACTATTGGAGCTCTGGATGATACAGAAGAACTTACTCCACTTG GCCGCCATCTTTGCACTCTACCGCTGGATCCGAATATTGGAAAGATGCTTCTGATGGGGTCCATCTTCCAATGTCTGAACCCTGCACTGACTATTGCTGCTGCTCTGGCACACCGTGATCCATTTGTCCTTCCAATAAACAGGAAAGAGGAAGCCGATGCTGCTAAAAGATCCTTTGCTGGTGATTCTTGCAG TGATCATATTGCACTTCTTAAAGCATTTGAAGGATGGAAAGATGCTAAGCGTTACGGAAAAGAAAGAACCTTCTGCTGGGAAAATTTCTTATCTCCTGTAACCTTGCAGATGATGGAAGACATGAGAAATCAGTTCATTGACCTACTGTCAGATATTGGTTTTGTGGATAAATCACGAGGAGCCAAG GCATACAATAAATATAGCAATGATTTAGAGATGGTATGCGCCATCCTTTGTGCAGGCCTCTACCCAAATGTCGTGCAGTGTAAAAGAAGAGGAAAGCGTACAGCATTTTACACGAAGGAAGTTGGAAAAGTAGACATCCACCCAGCATCTGTCAACGCTAGTGTCCATCTTTTCCCTCTTCCCTACTTAGTTTACAGTGAGAAAGTCAAAACCTCAAGCATTTATATCAGAGATTCAACAAACATATCCGATTATTCTCTTCTTATGTTCGGGGGTAATCTCACTCCAAGCAAAAGTGGAGACGGCATTGAAATGCTTGGAGGCTATCTTCACTTTTCCGCGTCAAAAAGTGTGTTGGATTTAATAAAG AAACTCCGCGTGGAACTggacaaaatattaaaaaggaaaatcgaAGAGCCCCACTTTGACGTCTCAGTCGAGGGAAAGGGTGTAGTTGCTGCTGTGGTTGAGTTACTTCATAGTCAAGATATACGGTACTGA
- the LOC107008302 gene encoding DExH-box ATP-dependent RNA helicase DExH1 isoform X1 — translation MSVRLLNHPHSSALLRFHFCNSLRSSLQRNYSFSHSVMAYRPNYRGGRRGGGGGGGGRGGGGRGRGGGGGRGGEQRWWDPVWRAERLRQQAAEMEVMNENEWWGKMEQFKRGGEQEMVIRQNFSRDDQQKLSDMAYQLELYFHAYNKGKALVASKVPLPSYRADLDERHGSTQKEIRMSTEIEERVGNLLSSSQDTVSAGTSSSTSGNSAKLSSKAVETAKPKLTKEDDIATKRLNVELKQKQEKTRESEKVKAMISFREKLPAFKVKSEFMEAVANNQVLVVSGETGCGKTTQLPQFILEEEISSLRGVHCNIICTQPRRISAISVAARISSERGESLGDTVGYQIRLEAKRSAQTRLLFCTTGVLLRRLVQDPDLTGVSHLLVDEIHERGMNEDFLLIILRDLLPRRPDLCLILMSATINAELFSKYFRDAPTIHIPGLTYPVAELFLEDVLEKTRYLIKSEADNFQGNSRRRMRQQDSKRDPLTDLFEDVDIGSHYKGYSMTTRQSLEAWSGSLLDLGLVEASIEYICRCEGEGAILVFLSGWDEISKLLDKIKANNFLGDTRKFLVLPLHGSMPTVNQREIFDRPPANTRKIVLATNIAESSITIDDVVYVIDCGKAKETSYDALNKLACLLPSWISKASAHQRRGRAGRVQPGVCYRLYPKLIHDAMAQYQLPEILRTPLQELCLHIKSLQFGAIESFLAKALQPPDALSVHNAIELLKTIGALDDTEELTPLGRHLCTLPLDPNIGKMLLMGSIFQCLNPALTIAAALAHRDPFVLPINRKEEADAAKRSFAGDSCSDHIALLKAFEGWKDAKRYGKERTFCWENFLSPVTLQMMEDMRNQFIDLLSDIGFVDKSRGAKAYNKYSNDLEMVCAILCAGLYPNVVQCKRRGKRTAFYTKEVGKVDIHPASVNASVHLFPLPYLVYSEKVKTSSIYIRDSTNISDYSLLMFGGNLTPSKSGDGIEMLGGYLHFSASKSVLDLIKKLRVELDKILKRKIEEPHFDVSVEGKGVVAAVVELLHSQDIRY, via the exons ATGTCAGTGCGTCTTCTAAACCACCCACACTCCTCCGCCCTTCTCCGTTTTCACTTCTGTAACTCTCTTCGTTCATCACTCCAAAGGAATTACTCTTTTTCCCATTCCGTTATGGCTTATCGTCCGAACTACCGAGGCGGTCGCCGCGGCGGCGGCGGCGGCGGAGGAGGACGCGGTGGTGGAGGCCGTGGTcgtggaggaggaggaggacGTGGTGGTGAACAGCGATGGTGGGATCCTGTGTGGCGTGCTGAACGACTTAGGCAACAGGCAGCTGAG ATGGAGGTGATGAATGAGAATGAGTGGTGGGGGAAGATGGAGCAGTTTAAGAGAGGAGGGGAGCAGGAAATGGTTATAAGGCAGAATTTTAGTAGGGATGATCAACAGAAGTTGTCCGATATGGCGTATCAATTAGAACTTTACTT CCATGCTTATAACAAGGGAAAGGCACTTGTTGCAAGTAAAGTCCCATTGCCAAGCTATCGTGCTGATCTTGATGAGCGTCATGGATCTACACAGAAAGAG ATTAGGATGTCCACAGAGATTGAGGAAAGAGTCGGAAATCTATTGAGTAGTTCACAAGACACAGTATCTGCTGGGACTTCCTCTTCAACATCTGGAAATTCTGCCAAATTATCATCCAAAGCTGTAGAAACAGCCAAACCTAAGTTGACTAAAGAGGATGATATTGCCACCAAAAGACTTAATGTGGAACTTAAACAGAAACAGGAAAAGACGAGG GAAAGTGAAAAAGTCAAGGCAATGATCTCATTCAGAGAAAAACTTCCAGCATTTAAAGTGAAATCTGAATTTATGGAAGCTGTTGCAAATAATCAG GTCTTGGTAGTTTCTGGAGAGACTGGTTGTGGAAAGACTACACAGCTCCCTCAATTCATTCTAGAAGAGGAGATATCATCCCTTCGTGGGGTTCATTGTAACATTATATGCACCCAGCCTCGCCGTATATCTGCAATATCAGTTGCTGCTCGAATATCCTCTGAAAGAGGAGAGAGTCTTGGTGATACTGTTGGCTACCAGATCCGGCTGGAAGCAAAGCGCTCTGCTCAAACACGGTTGCTATTTTGCACAACAGGAGTGTTACTGCGGCGTCTG GTTCAGGACCCTGATTTGACTGGTGTTAGCCATCTGCTTGTTGATGAAATCCATGAAAGAGGCATGAATGAAGACTTCCTCTTGATAATTTTACGTGATCTCCTTCCTCGACGACCTGATTTGTGTCTCATTCTGATGAGTGCTACTATTAATGCTGAGTTGTTCTCCAAATACTTTAGAGATGCACCCACGATTCATATACCG GGTTTGACGTATCCAGTGGCAGAGCTGTTTCTTGAAGACGTGTTGGAGAAGACTCGTTACCTTATAAAATCCGAAGCAGACAATTTCCAAGGAAACTCAAGGAGAAGGATGAGGCAACAAGATTCTAAAAGAGATCCTCTAACTGATCTTTTTGAG GATGTGGACATTGGTTCACATTACAAAGGCTACAGCATGACTACAAGACAATCTCTGGAAGCATGGTCTGGTTCACTGCTTGATTTGGGTCTT GTCGAAGCATCAATTGAATATATTTGTCGCTGTGAAGGTGAAGGTGCAATTCTTGTGTTCCTATCTGGTTGGGATGAGATTTCTAAGCTACTTGATAAAATTAAGGCTAACAACTTCCTTGGAGACACCAGGAAGTTTTTAGTCCTTCCTCTTCATGGTTCAATGCCAACAGTAAATCAACGAGAAATATTTGATCGTCCACCTGCTAACACGAG GAAAATTGTGCTTGCAACCAACATAGCTGAGAGCAGTATAACTATAGATGATGTCGTATATGTCATAGACTGTGGTAAGGCGAAAGAGACTAGCTATGATGCACTTAACAAGCTAGCTTGTTTATTACCATCATGGATATCAAAGGCCTCAGCACATCAG AGGCGTGGTCGTGCGGGCCGTGTACAACCTGGAGTTTGTTATAGGTTGTATCCGAAACTAATACATGATGCTATGGCACAATATCAACTACCTGAGATTCTTCGAACACCATTACAAGAGCTTTGTCTCCATATTAAGAGTTTGCAGTTCGGCGCCATTGAATCCTTTTTGGCCAAGGCACTTCAACCTCCAGATGCTCTCTCTGTCCACAATGCTATTGAACTTCTCAAAACTATTGGAGCTCTGGATGATACAGAAGAACTTACTCCACTTG GCCGCCATCTTTGCACTCTACCGCTGGATCCGAATATTGGAAAGATGCTTCTGATGGGGTCCATCTTCCAATGTCTGAACCCTGCACTGACTATTGCTGCTGCTCTGGCACACCGTGATCCATTTGTCCTTCCAATAAACAGGAAAGAGGAAGCCGATGCTGCTAAAAGATCCTTTGCTGGTGATTCTTGCAG TGATCATATTGCACTTCTTAAAGCATTTGAAGGATGGAAAGATGCTAAGCGTTACGGAAAAGAAAGAACCTTCTGCTGGGAAAATTTCTTATCTCCTGTAACCTTGCAGATGATGGAAGACATGAGAAATCAGTTCATTGACCTACTGTCAGATATTGGTTTTGTGGATAAATCACGAGGAGCCAAG GCATACAATAAATATAGCAATGATTTAGAGATGGTATGCGCCATCCTTTGTGCAGGCCTCTACCCAAATGTCGTGCAGTGTAAAAGAAGAGGAAAGCGTACAGCATTTTACACGAAGGAAGTTGGAAAAGTAGACATCCACCCAGCATCTGTCAACGCTAGTGTCCATCTTTTCCCTCTTCCCTACTTAGTTTACAGTGAGAAAGTCAAAACCTCAAGCATTTATATCAGAGATTCAACAAACATATCCGATTATTCTCTTCTTATGTTCGGGGGTAATCTCACTCCAAGCAAAAGTGGAGACGGCATTGAAATGCTTGGAGGCTATCTTCACTTTTCCGCGTCAAAAAGTGTGTTGGATTTAATAAAG AAACTCCGCGTGGAACTggacaaaatattaaaaaggaaaatcgaAGAGCCCCACTTTGACGTCTCAGTCGAGGGAAAGGGTGTAGTTGCTGCTGTGGTTGAGTTACTTCATAGTCAAGATATACGGTACTGA